In Selenomonadales bacterium, the DNA window ACGGCATAGCTCCCGTTACGAGCTCGCGGCTGTTCGCGGCAACGGTGATCATTTTTGTCGTGCCCTTTGTGCTTACCCACATGTTGCGTAAAGTACGGGAGACAGACAAGGCAAAAGCATACCGTGTGGTGGGTGGGCTGCAGATGCTGATCTTGGCGGTGGCGGTCTACTACTTTACCTACCACTACGGCGTTCAGCACTTGGCTCAACCGGTGGTTAGTGTGCAACGGCTTAGGTTTTGGGCACCACCGCTTACGTTCCCTCTCGTAGAAGAAGAGGCCGCATTTGTCGTCGACAGGCGGGGTCGCCTCTTTCGCATTGACCTAGCCTCCGGGCGAAAGCGGGTGATTGCACAAATACCGAGGCCGTCGCCTGCTGACGTTGGGTTTGGTAACATGACTCTCGAGCGCGCAACCGGGTGGTGGAGCCCCTTCAGAAACGAAGGAGTGTTGACTCGCATTGACCACAGCACGCTGTACTTCCGCTACCATTACATTGATCTCTTCAACATCCATGCAAGAATTAATGAGTTGACAGGTGAAGTTGACTGGAATCTGCACAAACGAACGGGCGTCACTGACCCTCCGCCTGTCTTCTGGGAGACAGTGTCCCAAGGGACTGCTATCTCTGTGCTTGGTGGTGGGGCTAGGTACTTTAATGTTCTTATTCAAGGCGAGAACATCAGGACGGCCATTGACCCCTTGGGTTGGGTCGATTGGCGGCAGGCCGAGCACGGCTGGGGACTGCTGGGGACAAGTCGCGGTCATGTCATTATTGTGACCGTCAAGGAACCTAGGGGGAATTCGCCCGGCGCTCCGTCTTGACATACCCTGAGGCGGCACATAATATTATCGTAGCCGAAATTTCAGGGGGTATTACTATACTTACAGAGCTTACTAAGAAGCACGGTGCAGGCAGCAAGAACGGGCCTTTCCTTTGGTCTTGCTTCTTGCCTCTTGCCTCATTTTTCTTGCACCGCCCTACCCCCATTAAAGAGCTAGGCGCAAACCCTTCCGTAGAAGAGGTGCGTGGCCAAGTCGTCAGGTTAGCTCTCCCCGCCATTATTGAACAGGTGCTGATGTCCCTTATCCATATGGTAGACATGGTTATGGTAGGTAGTCTTGGTGCTGGTGCTATTGCCGCCGTGGGATTAAGCAACCAACCTATGTTTGCGGCGCAAGCGCTTTTCTCTGCCGTAAGCGTTGGCAACACCGCCCTCATCTCGCGCTTGATGGGGGCGAGGGATATAGAGGGCGCCAATCATGCCGCTAAGCAGTCGCTGCTTTTGGCACTCGTATTGTCGGGTTTGCTCACGGTCTTTGTTTGGTTTGCCGCGCCGCTGATTATCACTTTTATGGGTGCCGAACCGGATGTCTTTCCTCTAGGTGTCGCGTACACGCGTATCGTCGGGCTTAGTCTGTTCTTTTCGTTGACCAGCCTAATTCTAAACGGCGTGCTGCGCGGCGCCGGCGATATGAAGACGCCCATGCGCGTAAACATTGCGGCTAACGTCCTAAATCTTGTTGGCAATTACATACTAATCTTTGGCCACCTTGGGTTTCCGGCTCTAGGTGTGGCCGGTGCGGCCTATGCTACGCTCTTCAGTCGACTGGCGGCTTTGATTATGGTCCTTTTGACGTTCCTTTCAGGGAAATATGTATTGCGCTTTCATTGGCTAGACGATTGGCGGCCGGATGT includes these proteins:
- a CDS encoding MATE family efflux transporter — its product is MTYPEAAHNIIVAEISGGITILTELTKKHGAGSKNGPFLWSCFLPLASFFLHRPTPIKELGANPSVEEVRGQVVRLALPAIIEQVLMSLIHMVDMVMVGSLGAGAIAAVGLSNQPMFAAQALFSAVSVGNTALISRLMGARDIEGANHAAKQSLLLALVLSGLLTVFVWFAAPLIITFMGAEPDVFPLGVAYTRIVGLSLFFSLTSLILNGVLRGAGDMKTPMRVNIAANVLNLVGNYILIFGHLGFPALGVAGAAYATLFSRLAALIMVLLTFLSGKYVLRFHWLDDWRPDVAVMRRILRVGLPASAEQLTMRLGMMLYARTVAGLGTIAYAAHLIAITIEGLSFTPGMGFAMASTTMVGQGLGAERPDLAKRFGLEARFIAMLFMSTAGIILLIFARPLVSLYTDDPAVIALGVMCLRIIAVVQPMMASNFVMMGSLRGAGDTRFVMVITLIGIWGVRLTLAYFFVQVLGLGLMGAWFAMSLDQFTRGTLAFLRFRHGGWQQARV